The proteins below are encoded in one region of Helianthus annuus cultivar XRQ/B chromosome 2, HanXRQr2.0-SUNRISE, whole genome shotgun sequence:
- the LOC110887191 gene encoding 3-beta-hydroxylase, whose protein sequence is MLSSKALRLHTPAPLLISRESTQDVKLMGYDISAGTQVIINAWAIGRDPSQWEEPETFCPERFLNNSIDYRGHNFEYIPFGARRRGCPGIHFAIVVNELALANLVYKYDFALPEEVKGEELDMTEITGLVLRRKSPLLVVATPRFD, encoded by the coding sequence ATGCTGTCCTCAAAGGCGTTGCGATTGCATACTCCTGCTCCATTACTCATTTCCCGAGAATCAACACAAGATGTCAAACTCATGGGGTACGACATTTCAGCAGGTACACAAGTGATTATTAATGCATGGGCGATAGGAAGAGATCCTTCACAGTGGGAAGAACCCGAGACGTTTTGTCCAGAGAGGTTTTTGAACAATTCTATCGACTATAGAGGGCATAATTTTGAGTATATTCCATTTGGTGCTAGAAGGAGAGGGTGTCCTGGTATTCACTTTGCGATTGTTGTTAACGAACTTGCTTTAGCTAATTTGGTGTATAAATACGACTTTGCATTGCCAGAAGAGGTGAAAGGGGAAGAACTTGACATGACTGAGATCACTGGCCTTGTACTTCGTAGGAAGTCCCCTTTATTGGTTGTGGCAACTCCTCGTTTCGATTAG
- the LOC110887179 gene encoding nuclear polyadenylated RNA-binding protein 3-like — protein MRMKKMENKHGKRRETDSNSDYMSPRLRAIAILKQEIAIMELQDEIALMEYESGRHEDNGDAGEVMTRKEEDDSERDDLACKDVQKLNGKNERSKDRKRRQDDDRDYHEEEEEEESEGFNRNRSPETVSSDVNMKKRMMQKRREQKRKKGYPDLATTVSDKRRRIATENRSATGRFSSTKLPLTTYQRLSATKWVMNNNITVLGITKQIKVVSERCWGR, from the coding sequence ATGCGGATGAAGAAGATGGAAAACAAACACGGGAAGAGGCGAGAAACAGATAGCAATTCAGATTATATGAGTCCCCGATTACGCGCGATTGCAATCTTGAAACAAGAGATTGCAATAATGGAATTGCAAGACGAAATTGCATTAATGGAATACGAATCGGGACGTCACGAAGATAACGGAGATGCAGGCGAAGTAATGACACGGAAAGAAGAAGACGATTCCGAAAGAGATGATTTGGCCTGTAAAGATGTTCAAAAACTGAACGGTAAGAATGAAAGAAGCAAGGACCGGAAACGCAGGCAAGATGATGATAGAGACTAtcacgaagaagaagaagaagaagagagtgAAGGATTCAACCGGAACCGATCACCGGAAACGGTATCATCGGATGTTAATATGAAGAAAAGAATGATGCAGAAACGACGGGAACAAAAAAGGAAGAAAGGATATCCAGATTTAGCGACGACAGTTAGCGACAAAAGAAGAAGGATAGCGACAGAAAACAGATCAGCGACAGGACGATTTAGTAGCACTAAACTGCCTTTAACGACATATCAAAGACTTTCAGCGACAAAATGGGTAATGAACAACAATATTACCGTACTCGGCATCACGAAACAAatcaaagtggtatcagagcggtgTTGGGGAAGATGA
- the LOC110912045 gene encoding 3-beta-hydroxylase: MFLLFCLTFSTITFISLLITFIWFSSTLNPIKNRPPSPRKLPIIGNLHQLGSNPHRALQTITNKHGPLVLIHLGSVPVLVASSAETACAILKTHDLIFASRPKLSIPDTLTYGSKNIAFAPYGEHWRRVRSIAVLQLLSNKRVQSFRQVREQETHVIIDEIGKSCGSVIDLGELLNLLTNNVICRVALGRTYESKKFNDLLARFTYLIGCFSIGNYIPWLSWVDRVSGLEARTKKVAKEFDEFLEGVLEEHVYKKTMMDGEGNRNDKGQDLLDILLDLQIESNTSFMHREVIKAGIMDLFAAGTDVTSTSIEWAISELIRHPRVMKKLQKEVTEIALGKPMITEDDLEKMTYLHAVLKEALRLHTPAPLLISRESTQDVKLMGYDISAGTQVIINAWAIGRDPSQWEEPEMFCPERFLNNSIDYRGHNFEYIPFGAGRRGCPGIHFAIVVNELVLANLVYKYDFALPEEVKGEELDMTEITGLVLRRKSPLLVVATPHFD; this comes from the exons ATGTTTCTCTTATTTTGTCTCACATTCTCTACAATTACTTTTATATCACTCCTGATTACATTCATATGGTTTTCATCTACTTTAAACCCCATAAAAAATCGACCACCATCCCCACGAAAGCTTCCAATAATTGGGAACCTTCATCAACTAGGCTCGAACCCACACCGCGCTCTTCAAACCATAACCAATAAACACGGTCCACTCGTTCTCATTCACCTAGGAAGTGTGCCTGTGCTTGTGGCATCATCGGCTGAAACAGCCTGTGCAATCTTGAAAACCCATGATCTAATCTTTGCAAGCAGACCCAAGTTAAGTATCCCCGACACACTTACTTATGGATCTAAGAACATAGCATTTGCACCATATGGGGAGCACTGGAGGCGGGTGAGAAGCATTGCTGTGCTACAACTTTTAAGTAATAAGCGAGTTCAATCATTTCGACAAGTGAGAGAACAAGAAACCCATGTTATAATCGATGAAATTGGTAAAAGTTGTGGATCGGTGATTGATTTAGGGGAGTTGCTGAATTTGCTTACAAATAATGTAATTTGTAGGGTGGCATTAGGGAGAACATATGAAAGTAAAAAGTTTAATGACTTGTTGGCAAGGTTTACCTATCTTATTGGTTGTTTTTCAATCGGGAACTATATTCCGTGGTTGTCATGGGTGGATCGTGTGAGCGGTTTAGAGGCAAGAACAAAGAAGGTTGCTAAAGAATTTGACGAGTTTCTTGAGGGTGTTCTGGAAGAACATGTATATAAGAAAACAATGATGGATGGGGAGGGAAATCGAAATGACAAAGGTCAAGATTTACTTGACATATTACTAGATCTTCAGATAGAGTCCAACACCAGCTTTATGCATAGGGAAGTCATTAAAGCTGGCATCATG GACTTATTTGCTGCTGGAACTGATGTTACATCCACATCCATCGAGTGGGCAATTAGTGAGCTAATAAGACATCCAAGAGTTATGAAAAAGTTACAGAAAGAAGTGACAGAAATAGCTCTTGGAAAACCCATGATTACCGAGGATGATTTAGAGAAAATGACCTACTTACATGCTGTCCTCAAAGAGGCGTTGCGATTGCATACTCCTGCTCCATTACTCATTTCCCGAGAATCAACACAAGATGTCAAACTCATGGGGTACGACATTTCAGCAGGTACACAAGTGATTATTAATGCATGGGCGATAGGAAGAGATCCTTCACAATGGGAGGAACCCGAGATGTTTTGTCCAGAGAGGTTTTTGAACAATTCTATTGACTATAGAGGGCATAACTTTGAGTATATTCCATTTGGTGCTGGAAGGAGAGGGTGTCCTGGTATTCACTTTGCTATTGTTGTTAACGAACTTGTTTTAGCTAATTTGGTGTATAAATATGACTTTGCATTGCCAGAAGAGGTGAAAGGGGAAGAACTTGACATGACTGAGATCACTGGCCTTGTACTTCGTAGGAAGTCCCCTTTATTGGTTGTGGCAACTCCTCATTTCGATTAG